The Streptococcus oralis genome segment CATTCGCAAGACTATCGAGAAAATCAACAAACCCGTCTGTGCGATTCTGCTGACCCACACCCATTACGACCATATTATGAGTCTGGACTTGGTGCGTGAGACTTTTGGAAATCCTCCAGTTTATGTAGCGGAAAGTGAAGCCAGCTGGCTCTATACTCCAGTTGATAATCTTTCTGGCCTCCCTCGTCACGATGATATGGCAGATGTGGTCGCAAAACCTGCAGAACACACCTTTGTCTTTCATGAGGAATACCAGCTTGAGGAATTCCGTTTTACTGCCCTACCAACCCCAGGCCACTCTATCGGTGGTGTTTCCCTCGTTTTTCCTGATGCCCATCTAGTCTTGACTGGAGATGCTCTTTTCCGCGAAACCATCGGACGGACCGACCTTCCTACAGGTAGTATGGAACAACTTCTCCATAGCATTCAAACTCAACTATTCACCCTCCCTAACTACGACGTCTATCCTGGACACGGGCCAGCTACGACCATCGCTCACGAAAAGACCTTCAATCCCTTTTTCTAGCAAGCAAAAAACCAAGGATAATTTCCTTGGTTTTTGTCTTACCAAATAATCACACGGTCCTCTGGTGAACGCCACATACCATCGCCTTCTTTGACATCATAGGTTGTAAAGAAGTCATCGAAGTTTGGCACTTGCACATTGACACGGAGTTTGGCAGGCGCGTGCACGTCGACACTGGCCATGAGTTTCATCAACTCAGGACGGCCTTTCATACGCCAGATACGAGCAAAGTTGTGGAAGAATTCTTCAGCTGAGAAGTCTGG includes the following:
- a CDS encoding MBL fold metallo-hydrolase, with amino-acid sequence MKIHKTVNPVAYENTYYIEGDQHLIVVDPGSHWEAIRKTIEKINKPVCAILLTHTHYDHIMSLDLVRETFGNPPVYVAESEASWLYTPVDNLSGLPRHDDMADVVAKPAEHTFVFHEEYQLEEFRFTALPTPGHSIGGVSLVFPDAHLVLTGDALFRETIGRTDLPTGSMEQLLHSIQTQLFTLPNYDVYPGHGPATTIAHEKTFNPFF